The Limnochordia bacterium genome contains a region encoding:
- a CDS encoding DUF6259 domain-containing protein has protein sequence MRNAFVAVIVILMCTGFACAQSYRDSLEDASVWRLVPEAVSNAAFQSNVTVQEAGLCFSVISRNRGMKWQQEIPKTVDADAYFLLRYRAENFNTSTDEFVLSVNQGSRAEEHLVMAKDIISDGEWHLLAIEMHGIQARIIEGIWVQVQATRLGNASLCIDDIAFSNELPQGAQVVKAPGTKDDYHREVESERALSMAEESQVLPIDKTLWVARPSWLGNPTDNPILEEVPAPPTYSKEAKAWRFAVSEVGKGMKWTCTLDNDQLIDVTDTPYLVVRYRAGNTATRTGQPHSDFFIFIYDVDEREYIPLNLYQLQDDGRWNTAVAVLPSITIKTIIVQVQAGQPDAFAEIGSLGFYSGNCKLQPREDESPVTVASIMDGKRRLSDDLDYAYDWHDVNLDEFDPVPLVGAQVDVALPFQRDEFDAKWFREERITVITQDEAVPFLVNPEAPQLIGTTLSGTESVGVEIGKEARSLYLLMGARFVGDEDPSLGSGAITSISQVERFLLEIQYEDGTKEQIFPQRLDNGTHQIERGFGVYVVVPSKVSVISRLVLRDEMRNGSFYLGGLTIGRKEWAHGSGYPKAVAPVDTPKYSVKNPGEGRIYEAEGRIVFENEVMQLIMTATNQPRLISLRNRYSDTEMLQAPSPIFEYMGGLNASDFSLVDVAVTDHVVTFTLAAEKTKLELTGQFDSTGEVVFGLRVINQSEKTIAPQIRFPAIRNVAFARAERHDLGQLWYVYPRRGVYISDRLFDAGVLYSGYFPLQFLSFFSPELGGFYVITRDLELTHKIFELTKTGEQTGSLGVYYDNKATNTIAPGGSLVLPDASLGVYERSWHGSFFAYKNWVDTWYQPVAPRKDWFQQVFNFRQQFMHFGHPKKSGMFDEKQKVFNFQPAIDEDIEAFGSIDYLHLFDWAWTPTHGRVGDYNPWEYLGSAAAFKEAIDGVHEQGIPVGLYLEGYLVSPESLVGKAHGADWQLLNRDLRPYPQWSPNYDLCPHCEPWQDYLSSTYRSIWEVTGARGFYLDQLGFGGYEKFCYSSEHGHELGIPPIRGEAALLNKVRAVLPTEVVLYTEEAPVDVITQYQDGAFSYAVGLNQPDWSPHGLNLYRFAFPDFKTIEIITVDRPIGSNYQSLKQVFFNAEGVWLMGTPSEWYTPETLGFIRKMNQVLTDYADVFTSPSPFPLYPTLIEVS, from the coding sequence CGGTAAGTAATGCTGCGTTTCAGTCTAATGTCACTGTTCAAGAAGCTGGCCTGTGCTTTAGCGTTATCTCCCGTAACCGAGGGATGAAATGGCAGCAGGAAATACCAAAAACTGTTGATGCCGATGCCTATTTCCTGCTTCGCTATCGAGCAGAGAACTTCAATACGTCCACCGATGAGTTCGTCCTTTCTGTAAATCAGGGAAGCAGGGCAGAGGAACACCTAGTCATGGCCAAAGACATAATCTCCGACGGCGAGTGGCATCTGTTAGCCATAGAGATGCACGGTATCCAGGCGAGGATTATCGAAGGAATATGGGTTCAGGTGCAGGCAACGCGGTTAGGTAATGCCAGCTTATGTATAGATGACATCGCTTTTAGTAATGAGTTACCCCAGGGAGCACAAGTAGTGAAAGCTCCTGGTACAAAGGATGACTACCACCGAGAGGTTGAAAGTGAGCGTGCTCTGTCCATGGCTGAAGAGTCTCAAGTACTTCCCATCGATAAAACCCTGTGGGTGGCGCGGCCCAGCTGGCTAGGCAATCCCACGGATAATCCCATTCTGGAGGAAGTCCCCGCACCACCGACCTATTCAAAAGAGGCCAAGGCTTGGCGGTTTGCCGTTTCCGAAGTGGGTAAAGGGATGAAGTGGACCTGCACCCTAGATAACGATCAACTAATTGATGTAACAGATACTCCTTACCTAGTGGTGCGATATCGGGCTGGAAACACCGCTACTCGGACCGGGCAACCCCACAGCGATTTCTTTATTTTCATCTATGATGTTGACGAACGCGAGTATATTCCTCTGAACCTCTATCAGTTACAGGATGATGGACGATGGAATACGGCGGTGGCTGTCCTACCATCGATCACGATTAAGACGATCATCGTCCAAGTGCAAGCCGGCCAACCGGATGCTTTCGCGGAGATCGGTTCATTGGGTTTCTATTCCGGTAACTGCAAACTGCAACCGAGGGAGGATGAGTCTCCTGTGACGGTTGCGTCAATTATGGATGGCAAACGGCGGCTTAGTGATGACCTAGACTATGCCTATGATTGGCACGATGTGAACCTAGACGAATTCGATCCCGTACCGTTAGTCGGGGCACAAGTAGATGTAGCATTGCCTTTTCAACGGGATGAATTTGATGCAAAATGGTTCAGAGAAGAAAGAATCACTGTCATTACCCAGGATGAGGCAGTGCCTTTCCTGGTCAATCCTGAAGCCCCCCAGCTGATTGGTACTACCCTCAGTGGCACTGAATCAGTGGGTGTGGAGATCGGCAAGGAAGCGAGGTCCCTTTATCTACTAATGGGTGCTAGGTTTGTCGGGGATGAGGACCCCTCCCTAGGTAGTGGTGCCATTACAAGCATTAGCCAGGTGGAGCGGTTCCTGTTGGAGATTCAGTATGAGGACGGTACTAAGGAACAGATCTTTCCGCAACGGCTAGATAATGGTACCCACCAGATTGAGAGAGGTTTTGGGGTCTATGTCGTGGTTCCATCGAAGGTATCGGTCATCTCACGTCTTGTCTTACGAGACGAAATGCGTAACGGTAGCTTCTACCTAGGTGGTCTTACCATCGGTAGAAAGGAGTGGGCCCATGGATCTGGTTACCCAAAGGCTGTAGCCCCAGTAGATACTCCTAAATACTCGGTGAAAAACCCGGGGGAAGGGCGAATCTACGAGGCAGAAGGACGTATTGTCTTTGAGAATGAAGTCATGCAGCTGATCATGACAGCAACAAATCAGCCCCGGCTCATTTCCTTGAGGAATCGTTACTCTGATACTGAAATGTTACAGGCACCATCCCCAATTTTCGAGTATATGGGAGGCCTTAACGCTAGTGATTTCTCACTTGTAGATGTGGCAGTGACAGATCATGTCGTTACGTTTACCCTTGCTGCCGAAAAGACCAAATTAGAACTCACCGGCCAGTTTGATAGCACTGGGGAGGTGGTTTTCGGACTGAGGGTGATAAACCAAAGCGAGAAGACGATTGCACCGCAAATCCGCTTTCCAGCAATCCGTAACGTTGCCTTTGCCCGTGCAGAGCGACATGACCTGGGACAGCTTTGGTATGTATATCCCCGGCGAGGTGTGTACATTAGTGATCGTCTTTTTGACGCGGGAGTACTGTATAGCGGATACTTTCCTCTGCAGTTTCTAAGCTTCTTTAGTCCGGAACTAGGTGGCTTTTACGTCATTACCCGTGATCTAGAACTAACACACAAGATTTTTGAACTAACGAAAACCGGGGAGCAGACCGGCAGTCTTGGTGTCTATTATGATAACAAGGCTACCAACACAATAGCACCGGGGGGATCCTTGGTACTACCCGATGCATCTTTAGGAGTCTATGAACGTAGTTGGCATGGAAGCTTCTTTGCTTACAAAAACTGGGTTGATACCTGGTACCAACCGGTTGCTCCACGGAAGGATTGGTTCCAGCAGGTATTCAATTTCCGCCAGCAGTTCATGCATTTTGGGCATCCGAAGAAAAGTGGCATGTTTGATGAGAAACAGAAAGTGTTCAATTTTCAGCCAGCCATTGATGAGGATATTGAAGCCTTTGGTTCTATAGACTACCTTCATCTTTTTGACTGGGCATGGACTCCTACCCATGGCCGTGTGGGGGATTACAACCCTTGGGAATACTTAGGATCGGCCGCTGCCTTTAAAGAGGCCATCGATGGTGTGCACGAACAGGGTATACCGGTAGGACTATATCTTGAAGGATATCTGGTTAGCCCAGAATCCCTCGTGGGCAAAGCACATGGCGCCGATTGGCAGTTGCTCAATAGGGACCTAAGGCCATATCCCCAGTGGAGTCCGAATTACGACCTATGTCCCCACTGTGAACCATGGCAAGACTACCTTTCTAGTACGTACCGAAGTATTTGGGAGGTGACGGGTGCCCGGGGATTTTATCTTGACCAACTAGGCTTTGGCGGCTATGAAAAATTCTGCTACAGCAGCGAACACGGGCATGAGCTAGGTATTCCTCCCATCCGGGGTGAGGCGGCTTTGCTTAACAAGGTACGTGCAGTACTACCGACGGAAGTGGTGCTTTATACGGAGGAAGCTCCCGTGGATGTAATCACCCAGTACCAGGACGGCGCCTTTAGCTATGCGGTGGGCCTAAACCAGCCTGACTGGTCTCCTCATGGTCTTAACCTATATCGTTTTGCCTTCCCGGATTTTAAGACCATTGAAATCATTACTGTAGATAGGCCGATCGGGAGCAACTACCAAAGCCTGAAACAGGTTTTCTTCAACGCAGAAGGCGTGTGGCTAATGGGCACACCTAGCGAGTGGTATACTCCCGAGACCCTTGGGTTTATCCGCAAGATGAACCAAGTGCTCACTGACTATGCTGATGTCTTTACCAGTCCCAGTCCGTTTCCGCTGTATCCAACACTCATAGAAGTATCTTGA